The Bacteroidetes bacterium GWF2_43_63 genome contains a region encoding:
- a CDS encoding 6-phosphofructokinase: MNSIKRIGVLTSGGDAPGMNAAIRAVTRTAIFHGLQVTGIRRGYQGMVEGDFIELETKSVANIIQRGGTILKTARSKDFMTKEGMNRAYNSIKMAGIDALVVIGGDGTFRGAHEFTSIYKDVKVVGIAGTIDNDLAGTDNCIGYDTALNTVVEAVDKIRDTADSHERLFFIEVMGRDAGFIALRSGIAVGAEDILIPETSSSIDELIDKLENGRRRNKTSGIIMIAEGDESGGAFAVAEQVKKRLPQYDVRVTVLGHIQRGGSPSCMDRVYASQYGYHAVKALLSGKSGIMVGIIKREVVETPFGEAVKHTNKVRTDLKEMIRTLSV; the protein is encoded by the coding sequence ATGAATTCAATAAAACGTATTGGTGTGCTTACTTCAGGTGGCGATGCACCGGGCATGAACGCCGCTATCCGTGCGGTAACACGTACTGCTATTTTTCACGGACTTCAGGTAACCGGCATTCGGCGCGGTTATCAGGGAATGGTAGAAGGTGATTTTATTGAACTTGAAACGAAAAGTGTTGCCAACATCATTCAGCGAGGTGGTACTATTCTGAAAACTGCGCGCAGCAAGGATTTTATGACAAAGGAAGGCATGAACAGAGCATACAATAGTATAAAGATGGCTGGTATTGATGCTCTGGTGGTCATTGGTGGTGACGGTACATTCCGTGGCGCTCATGAATTCACTTCGATTTATAAGGATGTGAAAGTTGTTGGAATTGCCGGCACGATCGACAATGATCTGGCCGGCACCGACAATTGCATTGGGTATGATACAGCGTTGAATACAGTTGTTGAAGCTGTTGATAAAATCCGCGACACTGCCGATTCGCACGAACGACTTTTCTTTATTGAAGTCATGGGCCGCGATGCCGGATTCATTGCTTTGCGCAGTGGTATTGCCGTTGGCGCCGAAGATATTTTAATTCCTGAAACTTCATCTTCTATTGATGAACTTATAGATAAGCTTGAGAATGGTCGTCGCAGAAATAAAACCAGCGGCATCATCATGATTGCTGAAGGCGATGAGAGCGGTGGGGCCTTTGCCGTGGCCGAGCAAGTGAAGAAAAGACTGCCTCAATATGATGTTCGTGTAACTGTGCTCGGTCACATCCAGCGCGGCGGTTCGCCTTCGTGTATGGATCGTGTGTATGCCAGTCAGTACGGCTATCATGCTGTAAAAGCGCTGCTGTCGGGCAAATCGGGCATTATGGTCGGCATTATTAAAAGGGAAGTGGTCGAAACACCCTTTGGCGAGGCCGTAAAACACACCAATAAAGTGCGTACGGATTTGAAGGAAATGATCCGGACCTTATCTGTTTAA
- a CDS encoding primosomal protein N': protein MFNVFAQIILPLPLKGYFTYSVPEHLRDQVETGMRVVVNFGAKKFFTGIIARITDQKPDEDMNLKEISDVLDVFPIVNQLQLQFWEWMSSYYMCPQGDVMNAAIPAGLKIESNTIYVVNPDFNDDFSQLSDDEYMIAEAALKAEKLTPVDIQSITGRQAVHHLIKSLIEKKVLHPVEELEERYTPKKQKFLSIAADYENEGILNALMVKLEKKSPVQFRALLTYFNLARGTKEVSFTELNKVAGTSGVAALIRKEILLPAERIVSRLEEWSSDSPAPTFQLSDAQENSYSEIRDKLLENKPVLLFGVTGSGKTEIYIRFISEMLASGKQVLYLLPEIALTDFMVDRLRAYFGKDLLVYHSRFNAQEKVEIWNEVLEKGEPKLILGARSALFMPFSNLGLIIVDEEHDSSYKQQDPAPRYHARDSAVMLSRITGAGIILGSATPSLETWVNASNGVYARVDLAERFGVAVHPDVHIIDIRQATFRKKMLGPLSPELYEAVKKAVMHKRQVILFQNRRGYSTYIECSDCGWTPVCRNCDVSMTYHKNIELLKCHYCGYTDRTPTKCPSCKSSQILMKGMGTQRIEDELQILFPDYKIARMDMDTTRGKRAMSEIFKGFDEGRFSILVGTQMITKGLDFSRVDVVGIMNADNLHAFPDFRSHEHAFQTMMQVAGRAGRRDAGGQVFIQVYDKENPIVKYVAEGNYVEFMELETQSRINFQYPPFVRLIRLSVMHKDKPVAEKASAMLKSLLKKSFSDKQLLGPEYPPVGRIKNYYIKNILIKLPRNKDLGTYKTWISDQLIALLAHPDNKGVRVIVDVDPL, encoded by the coding sequence ATCTTCAATGTGTTTGCCCAAATTATTTTACCGCTACCACTAAAAGGTTATTTTACTTATAGTGTCCCTGAACATCTCCGTGATCAGGTGGAGACTGGTATGCGTGTGGTTGTTAATTTTGGCGCGAAGAAGTTTTTTACGGGAATCATTGCCCGAATCACAGATCAGAAACCAGATGAGGATATGAACCTCAAGGAAATTTCGGATGTACTTGATGTGTTTCCGATTGTAAATCAGCTCCAGCTGCAGTTTTGGGAGTGGATGTCCTCCTATTACATGTGCCCGCAGGGCGACGTGATGAATGCGGCTATCCCGGCCGGACTCAAGATTGAAAGCAACACCATTTATGTAGTCAATCCTGATTTCAATGACGATTTCAGTCAGCTGTCCGATGATGAATACATGATTGCAGAAGCCGCGCTGAAAGCGGAAAAGCTAACACCGGTAGATATTCAATCCATCACCGGTCGGCAAGCAGTTCATCATCTGATAAAATCGCTGATAGAGAAAAAAGTTCTTCATCCTGTCGAAGAGCTTGAAGAGCGGTATACACCGAAGAAACAAAAGTTTCTTTCCATTGCAGCCGATTACGAAAACGAAGGGATACTCAATGCTCTGATGGTAAAACTGGAGAAAAAATCGCCGGTTCAGTTCAGAGCATTACTCACTTATTTTAATCTTGCACGCGGAACAAAAGAAGTCTCATTTACAGAATTAAACAAGGTTGCAGGAACTTCGGGGGTTGCTGCATTAATTAGAAAAGAAATTCTATTACCCGCAGAACGCATCGTTTCGCGTCTTGAAGAATGGTCGTCAGACAGCCCTGCACCTACGTTTCAGCTTTCTGATGCTCAGGAGAATTCATACTCCGAAATCAGGGATAAATTGCTTGAGAACAAGCCAGTTCTTTTGTTTGGAGTCACTGGTAGTGGTAAAACAGAGATATACATTCGCTTCATCAGCGAAATGCTGGCCTCGGGAAAACAAGTGTTGTACCTGCTTCCGGAAATTGCACTTACTGATTTTATGGTTGACCGTTTGCGTGCATATTTTGGAAAAGATTTGCTGGTCTATCATTCGCGTTTCAACGCGCAGGAAAAGGTCGAAATATGGAACGAGGTGCTTGAGAAAGGTGAGCCAAAACTCATTCTGGGAGCGCGTTCCGCATTGTTTATGCCATTCAGCAATCTGGGACTCATCATCGTTGATGAAGAGCACGACTCAAGTTATAAGCAACAGGATCCTGCACCGCGCTACCATGCACGTGATAGCGCAGTTATGCTTTCGCGGATAACCGGTGCGGGAATTATTCTCGGATCAGCTACTCCCTCGCTCGAAACATGGGTGAATGCCAGCAATGGCGTCTATGCCCGCGTTGATTTGGCTGAGCGCTTCGGAGTGGCAGTGCATCCCGATGTTCACATTATCGATATTCGTCAGGCAACTTTTCGCAAGAAAATGCTCGGACCATTGAGTCCCGAGTTGTACGAAGCCGTAAAAAAAGCCGTGATGCACAAACGGCAGGTCATTCTTTTTCAGAACCGTCGTGGCTACAGCACATACATCGAATGCAGCGACTGTGGCTGGACCCCGGTTTGCCGCAACTGCGATGTGTCGATGACGTATCACAAAAATATTGAGTTGCTCAAATGTCATTATTGTGGTTACACCGATCGAACACCGACAAAATGCCCTTCGTGCAAAAGCTCGCAGATACTCATGAAGGGAATGGGCACTCAACGCATCGAAGATGAATTGCAAATTTTGTTTCCCGATTACAAAATAGCCAGAATGGACATGGATACCACCCGGGGAAAGAGAGCCATGTCGGAAATTTTTAAAGGATTTGATGAAGGCCGGTTCAGTATTCTTGTAGGCACGCAGATGATTACAAAGGGCCTGGACTTCAGTCGTGTCGATGTGGTTGGAATTATGAACGCCGACAATTTGCATGCTTTTCCTGATTTCAGATCGCACGAACATGCATTTCAGACTATGATGCAGGTGGCTGGCAGAGCGGGCCGCAGAGATGCCGGCGGTCAGGTTTTTATTCAGGTATATGATAAAGAAAATCCGATTGTGAAATATGTCGCCGAAGGCAACTATGTTGAATTCATGGAGCTTGAAACACAATCGCGCATAAACTTTCAGTATCCGCCCTTTGTACGTCTCATTCGTCTTTCGGTCATGCACAAGGATAAGCCGGTTGCGGAAAAGGCCTCAGCGATGTTGAAATCGCTTTTAAAGAAGAGTTTTAGCGACAAGCAATTGCTCGGCCCCGAATATCCTCCGGTAGGCAGGATAAAAAATTATTACATCAAAAACATTCTGATCAAGCTTCCCCGCAATAAAGATCTTGGCACATACAAGACCTGGATTTCTGATCAGCTGATTGCTCTTCTGGCACATCCCGACAATAAAGGTGTGCGCGTAATAGTCGATGTTGATCCGCTGTAA
- a CDS encoding tRNA-specific adenosine deaminase: MMENMDEKFMAEAMKEAQKAFQSDEVPIGAVLVHNNRIVARAYNQTELLKDVTAHAEILLITAYTADSGMKYLEDFTLYVTLEPCAMCAGALKWARIGRIVYAADDIKFGYTTLSEKILHPKTSVVKGICQREAAQLLKDFFGKKRI, encoded by the coding sequence ATGATGGAAAATATGGATGAAAAATTTATGGCTGAGGCTATGAAAGAAGCACAAAAAGCATTTCAAAGCGATGAAGTCCCGATTGGCGCGGTGCTGGTGCACAACAACCGCATTGTAGCCCGGGCATACAATCAAACAGAGCTTCTGAAAGACGTGACGGCTCATGCCGAAATTCTATTGATAACAGCGTATACAGCTGATTCCGGGATGAAGTATCTGGAAGACTTCACTTTGTATGTTACGCTTGAACCCTGCGCCATGTGTGCCGGAGCACTGAAATGGGCACGCATTGGTCGAATCGTTTATGCCGCAGATGATATAAAATTCGGATATACAACGCTTTCAGAAAAAATTCTTCATCCAAAGACCAGCGTTGTCAAAGGAATCTGTCAGAGAGAGGCTGCTCAATTGCTAAAAGATTTCTTTGGCAAAAAACGCATCTAA